The Vibrio sp. SNU_ST1 genome has a segment encoding these proteins:
- the ilvN gene encoding acetolactate synthase small subunit — protein MRHILSLLMENQPGALSRVVGLFSQRGYNIESLNVSPTDDPTLSRLNVTTNSSEMQLEQIQKQLHKLIDVLKVQEVSELEHIERELLMVKVRASGFARAEVKRTADIFRGQIVDVTASQYTVQMAGTSEKLDAFIQALSEVTEVLEVARSGVVGIARGERALKA, from the coding sequence ATGAGACACATCCTTTCACTATTAATGGAAAACCAACCAGGTGCACTTTCTCGAGTGGTTGGCTTGTTTTCTCAGCGTGGCTACAACATCGAGTCTTTGAATGTATCCCCTACGGATGATCCAACGCTTTCTCGTTTGAACGTAACGACTAACTCGAGCGAAATGCAGCTTGAGCAGATCCAAAAACAGCTACATAAGCTAATCGATGTACTTAAAGTACAAGAAGTGTCTGAGCTTGAGCACATTGAACGTGAGCTGTTGATGGTTAAAGTACGTGCGAGCGGCTTTGCTCGTGCAGAAGTGAAGCGCACAGCAGATATCTTCCGTGGTCAGATCGTTGATGTCACGGCTTCTCAATATACGGTTCAAATGGCGGGTACTAGCGAGAAACTGGATGCCTTCATTCAGGCGCTGTCTGAAGTAACGGAAGTACTTGAAGTGGCTCGAAGTGGGGTTGTTGGCATCGCACGTGGTGAACGAGCGTTGAAAGCCTAA